The following coding sequences lie in one Peromyscus maniculatus bairdii isolate BWxNUB_F1_BW_parent chromosome 3, HU_Pman_BW_mat_3.1, whole genome shotgun sequence genomic window:
- the Kcna6 gene encoding potassium voltage-gated channel subfamily A member 6, which translates to MRSEKSLTLAAPGEVRGPEGEQQDAGEFQEAEGGGGCCSSERLVINISGLRFETQLRTLSLFPDTLLGDPGRRVRFFDPLRNEYFFDRNRPSFDAILYYYQSGGRLRRPVNVPLDIFMEEIRFYQLGDEALAAFREDEGCLPEGGEDEKPLPSQPFQRQVWLLFEYPESSGPARGIAIVSVLVILISIVIFCLETLPQFRADGRGGSNEGSGTRMSPASRGSHEEEEEDEDSYAFPGGIPPAGVGTGGASSFSTLGGSFFTDPFFLVETLCIVWFTFELLVRFSACPSKAAFFRNIMNIIDLVAIFPYFITLGTELVQRHEQSVSGGSGQNGQQAMSLAILRVIRLVRVFRIFKLSRHSKGLQILGKTLQASMRELGLLIFFLFIGVILFSSAVYFAEADDDDSLFPSIPDAFWWAVVTMTTVGYGDMYPMTVGGKIVGSLCAIAGVLTIALPVPVIVSNFNYFYHRETEQEEQGQYTHVTCGQPTPDLKATDNGLGKADFSEASRERRPSYLPTPHRAYAEKRMLTEV; encoded by the coding sequence ATGAGATCGGAGAAATCCTTGACGCTGGCGGCGCCGGGGGAGGTCCGTGGGCCGGAGGGGGAGCAACAGGATGCCGGAGAGTTCCAGGAGGCCGAGGGCGGCGGTGGCTGCTGTAGTAGTGAGAGGCTGGTGATCAACATCTCCGGGTTGCGCTTCGAGACGCAGTTGCGCACCCTATCGCTGTTCCCCGACACGCTTCTGGGAGACCCTGGCCGCAGAGTCCGCTTCTTTGACCCCCTGAGGAACGAGTACTTCTTTGACCGCAACCGACCCAGCTTCGATGCCATCCTCTACTACTATCAATCTGGGGGCCGCCTGCGTAGGCCGGTCAACGTGCCCCTGGACATCTTTATGGAAGAGATCCGCTTCTATCAGTTGGGGGACGAAGCCCTGGCGGCCTTCCGGGAGGATGAGGGTTGTCTGCCCGAAGGTGGCGAAGATGAGAAACCACTCCCCTCCCAGCCCTTCCAGCGCCAGGTCTGGCTCCTCTTTGAGTACCCGGAGAGCTCTGGACCCGCTCGAGGCATCGCCATCGTTTCAGTGTTGGTCATTCTCATCTCCATCGTCATCTTTTGCCTGGAGACCTTGCCCCAGTTCCGTGCAGATGGGCGTGGCGGAAGCAATGAGGGTAGTGGGACCCGCATGTCCCCGGCCTCCAGGGGGAGCCacgaggaagaagaggaggatgaggattCCTATGCATTTCCCGGTGGCATTCCCCCTGCGGGGGTGGGGACCGGGGGAGCGTCCTCATTCAGTACTCTCGGGGGTTCCTTCTTCACGGACCCTTTTTTTCTGGTGGAAACTTTGTGTATCGTCTGGTTCACTTTTGAGCTCCTGGTGcgcttctctgcttgtcccagcAAGGCGGCCTTCTTTCGCAATATCATGAACATCATTGACTTGGTGGCCATCTTTCCCTACTTTATCACCCTGGGCACTGAGCTAGTGCAACGTCACGAGCAGTCCGTGAGTGGTGGCAGTGGCCAAAATGGGCAGCAGGCCATGTCCTTAGCCATCCTCAGGGTGATTCGCCTGGTCCGGGTGTTCCGCATCTTCAAGCTTTCCCGCCATTCCAAGGGGCTGCAGATCCTGGGTAAGACTTTGCAGGCATCCATGCGGGAGCTGGGGCtactcatcttcttcctcttcatcggAGTCATCCTCTTCTCCAGCGCCGTCTACTTCGCAGAGGCAGATGATGACGACTCGCTCTTCCCTAGCATCCCAGATGCCTTCTGGTGGGCTGTGGTTACAATGACCACGGTAGGTTATGGGGATATGTACCCCATGACTGTGGGGGGCAAGATTGTGGGTTCATTGTGTGCCATTGCTGGAGTTCTCACCATTGCTCTACCAGTACCGGTCATTGTCTCCAATTTCAACTACTTCTACCACCgagaaacagaacaggaagaGCAAGGCCAATATACCCACGTCACCTGTGGGCAGCCTACACCGGACCTGAAGGCAACAGACAATGGGCTTGGCAAAGCTGACTTTTCCGAGGCTTCACGAGAACGGCGGCCTAGCTACCTTCCAACTCCACATCGAGCTTATGCAGAGAAAAGGATGCTCACTGAGGTTTGA